CAAGGGGTGTCAGGCAGGCTTCGGGCGGTTAGTATCCCCTGTTCAGCATGGGCGGTTTTTCGCCGGTACGGGAATATCAACCCGTTGTCCATCGACTACGCCTGTCGGCCTCGCCTTAGGTCCCGACTTACCCAGGGCAGATTAGCTTGACCCTGGAACCCTTGATCATTCGGCGGACGGGTTTCTCACCCGTCTTTCGCTACTCATGCCTGCATTCTCACTCGTGTAGGCTCCACCGCTGGTTTACACCGCGACTTCACTGCCCACACGACGCTCCCCTACCACTCCAGACGCCTGAACCAACCCACAAGGGGCGGCTTAGCTAATATCTGAAATCCACAACTTCGGCGGTGTACTTGAGCCCCGCTACATTGTCGGCGCGGAATCACTTGACCAGTGAGCTATTACGCACTCTTTTAAGGATGGCTGCTTCTAAGCCAACCTCCTGGTTGTCTTCGCAACTCCACATCCTTTCCCACTTAGCACACGCTTAGGGGCCTTAGTTGGTGGTCTGGGCTGTTTCCCTCTCGACTATGAAGCTTATCCCCCACAGTCTCACTGCTGCGCTCTCACTTACCGGCATTCGGAGTTTGGCTGACGTCAGTAACCTTGTAGGGCCCATTAGCCATCCAGTAGCTCTACCTCCGGTAAGAAACACGCAACGCTGCACCTAAATGCATTTCGGGGAGAACCAGCTATCACGAAGTTTGATTGGCCTTTCACCCCTACCCACAGCTCATCCCCTCCATTTTCAACTGAAGTGGGTTCGGTCCTCCACGACGTCTTACCGTCGCTTCAACCTGGCCATGGGTAGATCACTTCGCTTCGGGTCTAGATCACGCCACTGCAACGCCCTATTCAGACTCGCTTTCGCTACGGCTTCCCCACACGGGTTAACCTCGCGACGTAACACTAACTCGCAGGCTCATTCTTCAAAAGGCACGCCGTCACAACTACAAGGTTGCTCCGACGGATTGTAAGCACACGGTTTCAGGTACTGTTTCACTCCCCTCCCGGGGTACTTTTCACCTTTCCCTCACGGTACTGGTCCGCTATCGGTCATTAGGGAGTATTTAGGCTTATCAGGTGGTCCTGACAGATTCGCACGGGATTTCTCGGGCCCCGTGCTACTTGGGATACTCCCCGGGCGGTACACAACATTTCGGTTACGGGGCTCACACCCTCTCTGGCCGGCCTTTCAAGACCGTTCACCTATGCCTGCACTACACACCCCACTGTCCCGGCAGAGACAGAATGGGAAGTCCCACAACCCCGACCATGCAACGCCCGCCGGCTATCACACATGGAACGGTTTAGCCTGATCCGCGTTCGCTCGCCACTACTGACGGAATCACTATTGTTTTCTCTTCCTGCGGGTACTGAGATGTTTCACTTCCCCGCGTTCCCTCCACGCACCCTATGTGTTCAGATGCGGGTCACCAGGCAGCTCGCGCCCCTGGCGGGGTTTCCCCATTCGGACACCCTGGGATCACAGTCCGGTTATCGACTCCCCCAGGCTTATCGCAGATTCCTACGTCCTTCTTCGGCTCCTAATGCCAAGGCATCCACCGTGTGCTCTTAAAAACTTGACCACAAAAGATCAAAAACGCTAATTTTCGAGAGAACCATGAAAACCACACCGCCACCCCAGCCACACCCCCAAAGGGCACAACCAACGCAACGGCACAGATCCAGGTTCATATTCTTGGAAATTGCTTCTTATAAAAGATGCTCGCGTCCACTATGTAGTTCTCAAACAACAACCCCATACCACACACCCCACACACACGTGTGCGCTCGGTGCAGCCAGGAAACCAGAAACACAAGTCCCGGACACCACAGCCAAAGCCGCGGACCCCGGTCCTGTTGCCTCAGGACCCAACAGTGTGCCAAACACTAAACCGCCCGTACCCCCCGGACACCGTTCCAGGAACCCCGCACTTCCAAAGAAGCACAAAAGGATCCGTACTGGGTGCCGCAGGAAAAACCAGCGGCCGCTATTTGTTGATATTCCACCCGTGAGCACCCGCCGCAGAACTAGCGTCTGCGCAACGGGCGTACTCCTGACAACACCACCACACAGACATAACGCCTGGCGAGGTTGTTGTAGGTGCTCCTTAGAAAGGAGGTGATCCAGCCGCACCTTCCGGTACGGCTACCTTGTTACGACTTAGTCCCAATCGCCAGTCCCACCTTCGACAGCTCCCTCCCACAAGGGGTTAGGCCACCGGCTTCGGGTGTTACCAACTTTCGTGACTTGACGGGCGGTGTGTACAAGGCCCGGGAACGTATTCACCGCAGCGTTGCTGATCTGCGATTACTAGCGACTCCGACTTCATGGGGTCGAGTTGCAGACCCCAATCCGAACTGAGACCGGCTTTTTGGGATTAGCTCCACCTCACAGTATCGCAACCCTTTGTACCGGCCATTGTAGCATGCGTGAAGCCCAAGACATAAGGGGCATGATGATTTGACGTCGTCCCCACCTTCCTCCGAGTTGACCCCGGCAGTCTCCTATGAGTCCCCGCCATAACGCGCTGGCAACATAGAACGAGGGTTGCGCTCGTTGCGGGACTTAACCCAACATCTCACGACACGAGCTGACGACAACCATGCACCACCTGTAAACCGACCGCAAGCGGGGCACCTGTTTCCAGGTATTTCCGGTTCATGTCAAGCCTTGGTAAGGTTCTTCGCGTTGCATCGAATTAATCCGCATGCTCCGCCGCTTGTGCGGGCCCCCGTCAATTCCTTTGAGTTTTAGCCTTGCGGCCGTACTCCCCAGGCGGGGCACTTAATGCGTTAGCTACGGCGCGGAAAACGTGGAATGTCCCCCACACCTAGTGCCCAACGTTTACGGCATGGACTACCAGGGTATCTAATCCTGTTCGCTCCCCATGCTTTCGCTCCTCAGCGTCAGTTAATGCCCAGAGACCTGCCTTCGCCATCGGTGTTCCTCCTGATATCTGCGCATTTCACCGCTACACCAGGAATTCCAGTCTCCCCTACATCACTCTAGTCTGCCCGTACCCACCGCAGATCCGGAGTTGAGCCCCGGACTTTCACGGCAGACGCGACAAACCGCCTACGAGCTCTTTACGCCCAATAATTCCGGATAACGCTTGCGCCCTACGTATTACCGCGGCTGCTGGCACGTAGTTAGCCGGCGCTTCTTCTGCAGGTACCGTCACTTTCGCTTCTTCCCTACTGAAAGAGGTTTACAACCCGAAGGCCGTCATCCCTCACGCGGCGTCGCTGCATCAGGCTTTCGCCCATTGTGCAATATTCCCCACTGCTGCCTCCCGTAGGAGTCTGGGCCGTGTCTCAGTCCCAGTGTGGCCGGTCACCCTCTCAGGCCGGCTACCCGTCGTCGCCTTGGTGAGCCATTACCTCACCAACAAGCTGATAGGCCGCGAGTCCATCCAAAACCACAATAAAGCTTTCCACCCCCCACCATGCGATGAGGAGTCATATCCGGTATTAGACCCAGTTTCCCAGGCTTATCCCAGAGTTAAGGGCAGGTTACTCACGTGTTACTCACCCGTTCGCCACTAATCCCCCCACAAGTGAGGTTCATCGTTCGACTTGCATGTGTTAAGCACGCCGCCAGCGTTCATCCTGAGCCAGGATCAAACTCTCCGTTGAAGTAAAACAGACACAACACGCGCCCCCGGGAAAACGGGATGCACGCGCTGCACAAAATTTGAAACCAGCTGTAAAAACCAGACCACACCACGGGGTGGCGGACCTGGTCAATTCAACCAATTCAATACAATAAATTGGTATCAACAAACTTGGCACACTATTGAGTTCTCAAACAACAGACACACCCGGCACCACCACAACCAAGGCCGTGGATCGCTCCGGAGCAACTTATCAAACTTACCCGAACCCGGAAGCCTTTGCAAATCAGCGTTTCCGCGACTCACAACTCCACGAGGGGATCCCCACCCGAAACACCGGCACGCCACAAAGCGCGCCATATTCAAGGCCATTCAATCAGGGGGTCGGTCGCAATCTCTCCGCAACAGCGGCGGCGACTCGAATTACTTTACACGCCACCAGACCCCCACACAAATCCACCCCCACCACCACCCCCACACCCCCAAAAACCCCGCCACCACACGAAAAACAGACACCCCACAAGGCCCCCGCACCCCAATACACGAAAATCTGGTACCTGTGTACTGGCTCACATCCGCGCGGGCCCTGTAGACCTTCTTACGGGCCTTCGAGCAACCTCTGAACCTGCATGAGGAACTTCCGTCCGCCGTCGGTCAGGTTTGCCGTTTCGCCGAACGTGCGTTCCGGAACTTTCAGCTGCAGGCAGTCCAACATCCAGCGCACGTCCGAATAGAGATCCTGAGCAGCATCCAGGGGCACCGGTTTGCCTCCCTCCACCCGGAACCCCGCCGCATTCAGGGTGTCCGCAATGATCTGTCTCCGCTGTTCCCAGGATGGCGTAGCCCCCTCTAACAGCCAGTGGACCATCATCCGGGTCACGACGGCCGTTGCCTGATCCGCGGGGAAGGCCACCGCTTCGGCGAGGTAGTCCCACAGCGGGCGGCCGCCGTCGCGCATCTTGCGTCCGGCCGGTGACAGGACCAGGCGGCCTTTGCTCTTGCGCAGCAGCTTCCAGGCCTGCACCTGCTGCCGCAGCATCAGAACGGGCAGGGTCTGGCTTTCGCGGTTCGCGGCTCCCGGCCAGCGGTAGGCCCAGTCGAGTTCGCGGACGGCCTGGTTGACCACGGCAGGTTTGAGATAGCCGTCCTGGGTTAATTGCAGTCCGTCTGGGCCCGCCTGGTTCAGCAGCCACTGCACGGGCCGGATGACGGCGTCGATCTCCTCGTCCGTGGGCGGTTCCGGCCAGAGGCGTTTCGCCAATTCATCCAAACGTCGGTTGAGGGCGGCGGCGTCGAACGTATACGGCTCAAAAGTGCTGGCGTCCTGTCCCGTCGCAAATTTGTACCAGCCGGAGAGCTCCTGGTGTTCCTCATGCGAGGGATCGGCGAGGGCTTCAATGAGGCGCGCATAACCGTAGGTCCCGCCGGCGTCCTCCACCGGGCCCCGGTTGGCGCCGCCGATGCAGCGCACGGCACCCATCTGAAGCTCGGCCGGCCCCATCACTTCTACGAGGTGGGTCCACGAATCGCCATAGTCGTACTCGTATTCGAGCGTGCTCGCCCCGGCCTGCTCCGCGTCCAGTAGTTCAAGGAGCACGACGCCGGAAGCGGGCTCGTCGCCCATTTCCTCCGCTGCGTCGTCGGGGCCGATGATGACGCGGGGCTGGCCAAGCCGGTCCACGCACCGGATGCCAAAAAGGTGCCGGTTCTCCCAGCCGAAGGCCGTCTGGAGCACCCGGTGCAGTTCCGGGACGGTGATGGTTTCCGGCACCAGCGGGCGTCGCCAGATCTCGGGTTCGGTGTCCTGGATGCTGACGCGGAGGTCGTAGGCGGGGGCGGGGGTTGGGGACTCCATGCTGGCTATCCTGCCAGAGCCCCGCCGCATGATCGTGGAGTGGCGCGGCTAGCGCATCCACGCCCCGGGCAGATACCAGGCGTCCGGCGCCGAGTACGGTTCGCTCGGCAGGTTACCCGCGCGCCAGGGCTCCGCGGAACGGACCTCGGGGGTGTGGCCGTGGCCGTCCTTGAGGACGGAGCGGAGGGTTCCGGGGACGGCGACGAGTATGGTTCCGGCTAGAACGGCGATCAGGACTTCCATTGTTGGGTCACCTCAGGTGGTGGGCGGGTTTGTGATCCCAGTGTCTTCAGCCGCCGTGTGAGCAGGCGTGTGACGCGAAGGGTTTGCCCGGGGCTGTTCTCCTGACGCACCCACGCTGCTACCTTTTCTGGATGGAACAATCACTGATGAGGCCACGGAACCGCAAGATCATCGCGGGAGTCTGCGCGGCCATTGCCGGCCGCTTCGGCATCTCTGTGACGCTGGTCCGCCTCGGCTTCGTGTTCTTCGGCCTCTTCGGCGTCGGTGAGCTCGTCTACATCGCGTTGTGGATCCTCATCCCGAAGGCTAAGTAGCGGTCAGACCGGCAGCGGCTCTCAGACGGGCGCCGGCGTCGAAATCCCCCTTGAAACCTGCCGGGCCGGGCGTATCGTTTTTTCATGGGACCGATTGACGCGCCCCGCCAGGTGGACACCCTCGTGATCGGGGCCGGCCAGGCGGGCCTGGCCATAAGCTACTGGCTGAACCAGTCCGGCGTCGAGCACCAGGTGCTGGAACGCCGCCCGACCCTCGGCGGCGCCTGGCACGACCGGTGGGACGGGTTCTGCCTGAACACCCCGAACTTCTCGCTGCAGTTGCCGGGCATGCCCTACGCCGGCCCGGAACCGGATGCCTTTATGCCGCGCAATGACCTCATCGACTACTTCCGGCACTACGGCGAGTCCATCGGCGCGCCCGTCCTCACCGGTACGGAGGTCACGCGCATCGCGCCCGCGCAGGACGGCGGCTTCGGCGTGGAGACAACCCGCGGCAGCTGGTCCGCGCGCAGCGTGGTGCTGGCCACCGGGGCGTTCCAGAAACCGAGAATCCCCGCTCTGTCCTCACAGCTCCCGGGGCACGTCCTGCAGCTGCACACCCATGACTACCGCAACGCGGGCCAGTTGCCGGATGGCGCCGTCTTGGTCGTGGGGACCGGCCAGTCCGGCGGGCAGATCGCCGAGGAGCTGCTGGCCGCCGGCCGCGAGGTCCATCTGGCCGTGTCGGCCTGCCCGGAGGCGCCGCGCCGGTACCGCGGCAGGGACGCCATCTACTGGATGATGCAGCTCGGCTTTCACGGCCCGGAGTACGGGCTCAACGGCCTCACTGTCGCTCAGCTGCCCTCCCCCGCGGCGCGGTTCATGTGCAACCCGCTGCTGTCCGGCGCGGACGGCGGCCACGACATTCACCTGCGGGACCTCGGCCGCCGCGGCATCCGCCTGCACGGCCACCTGGAAGCAGCCGACGACGGCGGCCTCGTCTTCACCGACGACCTCCCGGAGCGACTGGCCCTGGTGGAGGCCGGGTTCGGCCAGCGCCTGCAGCCGATGTTCGATGCCTACATTGCCGCGGCGGGGATCAAAGCCCCGGCGGCGGACCCGCCGCGGGCGGACAATTGGCTGCCGTCAACACCGCCGCGGCTGGATCTCGCCGCCGGGAACATCACGTCCGTCATCTGGGCCACCGGCTACCGGCTGGACTTCAGCGTCCTGGACATCCCGGTCCTTGACGAGTGGAACTACCCCCGCCACCGGCGCGGGGTCACGGACTACCCGGGCCTCTACGCGGTGGGGCTGCCGTGGCTCAACGGGCACTGGTCGGCGATCGTCGGGGGCGTGGGCCGCGACGCCGAGTATCTTGCCGGGCACATTGCGGGGCGGTGAGCCACCGGCCCACCGCCCCGCAATCGTTCGTAGCTACTGGACCCGCGCCCCCGGCCGGTACCAGGTCAGGGCCGAGATGTAGGGTTCGCTGGGCAGGTTGCCGGCGTACCAGGACTCGGTGGACCGCACCTCGGGGGTGTGTCCGTGGCCGTCCTTGAGCATCGCGCGGACCGTGGCGGTGCCGGCGGCAATCACGAGTCCGAACAGCAGGACTACAAACAGTTCCATTTTTAGTTCCTCGGGTGGAGTTCGGATTTGATGAGTCCAGTTTCTGCAGCCGCCGTGTGAGCAACCGTGTGAATCCGCCGGGCTGAATACCCCGGCTGAATACCCCGGGACTGATTTCCCCAGCACGCTGGGGGCCCCGCGGCGTAAAATTACTCCTATGGCCGAGACATGGATTCGGCTCCTCGGTCCGCCAACGATCGAGTCCTCCGGCACCACTCCCCCACAGCCCAAGGGCCGCAAAGCCTGGGCCGTGCTGGCTTACCTCGCCCTGCAGCCGGAGGGCATCAGCCGGTCCCGGACCGCCACGCTCCTGTTCCCGGATGCCGCGGATCCGCTGGGTGCCTTGCGCTGGAACCTCTCCGAGCTGCGCCGGACCCTGTCCGGCGTCGCCATCAGCGGCGACCCGCTGCGGCTGGCCTTCGTGCAGCCCTGGCGCTGCGATGCCCTGGAGCTGGTCGGCACGGCCAACGGCCCCGGCCTGGACCCGCGGCGGTTCAACGGCCAGCTGCTGGAGGGCCTCACCCTTGCGGACAGCCCTGTCTTTGACTCCTGGCTGGCGGACCAGCGGTACCGGCTCGAGAACTGCGTCCAGTCACTCCTGTACGAAGGGGCGCTGGCCGCCTTGGCCTCGGGCACCCCGGCGGACGCCGTCGAGCTCGCCACGCTGGCGCTGCGCCGGGACCCCTTCCACGCGGACTGCACCGCCGTCCTGGTGAAGGCGCTGGTTGCCCTCGGTGAGCACCGGCGGGCTCGGGATGAGGTCACCAAATGCGCGGACCTCTACCACCGGGAGCTGGGCCTGCCGCTGCCGGCGGAAGTACGTCGTGCGCTGTCCGACTCTGTGCCGGTCGCCGACCCCGAGCTCCACGCCACCGTGGCCACCGTCCGGTCGTATCTCGACGCCGGCAGCGCCTCCCTGTCGGCGGGCGCCGTGGACCGGGGCCTCGACCAGTTGCGGCTCGCCGTCGTCCTGGCCCAGCGCACCGTTGACCGCCACCTTGTGGCCGAGTCGCTGGTGACGCTCGCCGGGGCGCTGATCCACCAGGCCGGCGGCCGCGGCGCCGAGGTGGCCGATTTCCTGCACCGTGCGTTGTCGGCGG
This DNA window, taken from Pseudarthrobacter sp. ATCC 49987, encodes the following:
- a CDS encoding flavin-containing monooxygenase translates to MGPIDAPRQVDTLVIGAGQAGLAISYWLNQSGVEHQVLERRPTLGGAWHDRWDGFCLNTPNFSLQLPGMPYAGPEPDAFMPRNDLIDYFRHYGESIGAPVLTGTEVTRIAPAQDGGFGVETTRGSWSARSVVLATGAFQKPRIPALSSQLPGHVLQLHTHDYRNAGQLPDGAVLVVGTGQSGGQIAEELLAAGREVHLAVSACPEAPRRYRGRDAIYWMMQLGFHGPEYGLNGLTVAQLPSPAARFMCNPLLSGADGGHDIHLRDLGRRGIRLHGHLEAADDGGLVFTDDLPERLALVEAGFGQRLQPMFDAYIAAAGIKAPAADPPRADNWLPSTPPRLDLAAGNITSVIWATGYRLDFSVLDIPVLDEWNYPRHRRGVTDYPGLYAVGLPWLNGHWSAIVGGVGRDAEYLAGHIAGR
- a CDS encoding plasmid pRiA4b ORF-3 family protein gives rise to the protein MESPTPAPAYDLRVSIQDTEPEIWRRPLVPETITVPELHRVLQTAFGWENRHLFGIRCVDRLGQPRVIIGPDDAAEEMGDEPASGVVLLELLDAEQAGASTLEYEYDYGDSWTHLVEVMGPAELQMGAVRCIGGANRGPVEDAGGTYGYARLIEALADPSHEEHQELSGWYKFATGQDASTFEPYTFDAAALNRRLDELAKRLWPEPPTDEEIDAVIRPVQWLLNQAGPDGLQLTQDGYLKPAVVNQAVRELDWAYRWPGAANRESQTLPVLMLRQQVQAWKLLRKSKGRLVLSPAGRKMRDGGRPLWDYLAEAVAFPADQATAVVTRMMVHWLLEGATPSWEQRRQIIADTLNAAGFRVEGGKPVPLDAAQDLYSDVRWMLDCLQLKVPERTFGETANLTDGGRKFLMQVQRLLEGP
- a CDS encoding SARP family transcriptional regulator — its product is MAETWIRLLGPPTIESSGTTPPQPKGRKAWAVLAYLALQPEGISRSRTATLLFPDAADPLGALRWNLSELRRTLSGVAISGDPLRLAFVQPWRCDALELVGTANGPGLDPRRFNGQLLEGLTLADSPVFDSWLADQRYRLENCVQSLLYEGALAALASGTPADAVELATLALRRDPFHADCTAVLVKALVALGEHRRARDEVTKCADLYHRELGLPLPAEVRRALSDSVPVADPELHATVATVRSYLDAGSASLSAGAVDRGLDQLRLAVVLAQRTVDRHLVAESLVTLAGALIHQAGGRGAEVADFLHRALSAEAPDGVSRTAAAAFRELGYLSVQRGVPDRAAGWLERAMQAARGIPDEQARILAIQGMLASDTAHYGDAVTAFTESGRLAKAARNRRQQAFSEALLGRVHLLRGDLELAAACLDRALDWIAEEHWTAFEPFVAGVRGETYLAAGRLEEAAALIDRSWVMADLAGDHCYMALAAGAQARLFLAHGDLAAAEHWIGRGLEPTPWYLWYTARLLDTAAEVAIATGSPRAGQFADRLAALASRSGMREFVVRAQSHRAVLGDEAAAQSVPWLAKEIDNPALAAFLARRHGV
- a CDS encoding PspC domain-containing protein, which translates into the protein MEQSLMRPRNRKIIAGVCAAIAGRFGISVTLVRLGFVFFGLFGVGELVYIALWILIPKAK